A segment of the Eleutherodactylus coqui strain aEleCoq1 chromosome 6, aEleCoq1.hap1, whole genome shotgun sequence genome:
ATGACCGATATAACGCCATATGTCATCCATTATTATATAACGTGATTATGAGTAGAAATGCTTGTGTTAAGCTTATAGTGAATTCATGGCTCATTGGTTTGATGGCTGCCATAATACAGACGTCTCTTACGTTCTCCTTAGATTATTGTGGACCCAATAAAATCAACCATTTCTACTGTGACGTTCCGCCTGTAATGGCATTGGCATGTAGTGACACACGATTTAATGAAATTGTGACTTTTATAATTGTCCTATGTGTGGCTGTAGGTGCTTTCCTATCAATAATTGTTTCATTTGCTCGGATTATTTGGACAATTATAAAGCACCATTCCTCAGCAGGGGTTAAGAAAGCTTTCTCCACCTGCACCTCTCACCTCATAGTGGTGACTATATTTTATGGATCTGTTAGTGTAATGTATCTGAGGCCAAAGACAAGTTATGGTACAAATATGGACAAGTTTCTGTCACTAATGTATACTGTCATTGCACCATTGTTAAATCCTTTTATATACAGTTTAAGAAATAATGATGTCAAAACTGCCGTTAAAAGATTAATGAAAATACTTCAACTGTGATATACAATAAGTTGTAAGATTTTACAGTATAAAATGAATGGTAACAAATGTTCACAGTTTTATGTTTTTCTAAAATGATATTTTTCGTATAAGCAGTGTCCCATAACATTGTAGTGATTCTATTTAAATATGTAGGTACTactttaaaaatgttaaatgtttaTTCTCATGCCTATTCTGTCTAGTAACTCATACTGTACCCTATTGGCTAGTTAGGTAACAGAAGAAAGCTGTTCTAAGATTGGAAATTATCCCCTTTTCATAGATTGGTTGAGAGAATTTATAGAGAATAGAAAGAGCAGAACCTTAGCAAAGTTTGCAGAGTGAATCATTTTTTTAGAGCCAAATTGTATCAATTTTGCAGTTTTCACAATCCCCAGGAATGTGGGATTAGCTAGACAGTAGCCAGACAGTCAGAATTGAGTTTTTAGATGtagagtaagggctcagtcacacaggcatcggcacccgtacaacgGCAtagatgcgcctgtgtgactgacagttagaagacggccgtacctgaagacagacgtctcttgcaacgctgatgaaagaacacatgaccggcaatgaagctggttacatgttctttcctccggcgctgcagggagacgtccgtcttcaggtacggccgtctgctatctgcagtaacacgggcgccgatgcccccatgtgactgagccctgatagaGTTAGTTACCAACAAGCTGGTGAACTGAGCAGAAGCAAAGACCAGAGCTAAAGAAAGTTACAGTACAGTGAGAAGTGGAAGTGTGAGTACCAAGAAGAAAAGTTTGCATTGAAGAGATAGAGAGAACGCATCAGAAATAGTTTATATAGACAAGAAAGAATAACCTAGTTTTGAAATAGTCTTTGTGGCAGTAGCAAAGAGGAAAAGAGAGTTTAGTATGCATAAAGACATCTAGTAAAGAGAATAATTAATAACAGAAGAATAAATGGATAAAAGAGGAAATACAGagcaaagaaagagagagaaattgAAGTAGTAAACGCATAGGGTACAGAAGAGTTGCCTGTACTTGACACTGAAAAATCCAAGTGTGCAAATGAGGCTTCTGGACTAATTTTCTCTGAGCGTACAGATTTAACTATTGTGCTTATCTGGATATACTCAACCTCAGGAAATAGGACAAAGCCATTTGTATTACAGGTCCGCTATTGAAGTTTCTtctcagaaaaataaagttatttgttTTACTGTTATCCTGACTCATAGAATCCTTTCTCACCATCTGCACATAGGTACCACACTACTCTCCACGAAaaaggactactacccctctTTTATTCTAATTTAACCATTTTTTTGTTTCGCCTGGAACAGATTTTTGTCTTTGTTCATCCTGGCATTACAAACGTTTATTTGTTTTACCATTTTATTTACTTGTGGATTGCCACCGTGGTCAAGAGGGGAGCAGTGGATTCATTGCCACTACTGACCCGGTCACCAACTCTTCCACAGGTAGGCACTACATATAGACATGATTATgctttttgtgtatacagctattATGCACACCTACAGTAAGTGTCTCCATGGctgcagactacaaacaaaccctgcatAGTCTGATGTAGCAGTCCTCTGTTACTTTACTCCATGCATGTCAAAATCAAAGTCCCCCACATTATTTTATGTGGCCTACAACGAATGTATGCAACCTTTGTTAATCAACATTGAACAAAATGTTCAAGAACTCAATGTTCTTTTGTCAAGCTCTAGgtggatttttaggttggacatGGCTACACCCAATGAATGAAAATATTAGCTCGATTGACAAATTTTCTTTAATCTCCTTGTCTAATTGTATTAatttaatttgtattttattttttttagttttagccTATTTCTTCTATTTCCATTTTTCTTGTCTATTTTTCTTTGTTCCTCACCACTTCCTTTCTTGTAGTTGAGAATAATGTATCTTAATAATCATATCTTCTTGATTTCCTGAACTTCTATAATGTTATATAATTGGATGCAGTATAAAACAAGTAGATTATTTATGGTaaagtttttttcttcttgtctATTACATAGGAGACTTCGATAcacatatgttttgtttttttttcaacaatattCTTTATTGGACATGTGATGGAATATGCATACATAGTATTGATAAATGTACAATCCAAAAGAGGCCTTGCTAA
Coding sequences within it:
- the LOC136572066 gene encoding olfactory receptor 5A2-like, translating into MEFIFIGFSVIPELQFFLFTTFLCIYNISMAAHMFLIVLYNLSSNLHTPMYFFLANFSFLEECYISTITPNMLKNLLSKHKTIPFLGCAVQMYCFLLLGSTECYLLAVMAYDRYNAICHPLLYNVIMSRNACVKLIVNSWLIGLMAAIIQTSLTFSLDYCGPNKINHFYCDVPPVMALACSDTRFNEIVTFIIVLCVAVGAFLSIIVSFARIIWTIIKHHSSAGVKKAFSTCTSHLIVVTIFYGSVSVMYLRPKTSYGTNMDKFLSLMYTVIAPLLNPFIYSLRNNDVKTAVKRLMKILQL